The Lacrimispora xylanolytica genome has a segment encoding these proteins:
- a CDS encoding phosphate/phosphite/phosphonate ABC transporter substrate-binding protein: MRKTVSVLMAAALCAAMIGGCSGGSKQAGATTAATTQAGAESSAKTDDTKAENKKVDKLNVYFVPSREPQEIVTATEPLKDMLKTELSKEGYDIGEVVITVGTSYEAVGEALSAGTADIGLIPGGTYVLYDDGADVLLTATRDGLSKNSDAAKDWNDGKATEATTEQATSYRSLIIAGPSEKGQELAKKINSGEALTFEDLDGANWSVMSSSSPAGYIYPSLWLQDNFQKNILNLSHAVQSDSYGSAFARLAAGQVDVLCTYADARRDYEEKWKAEYNRTGSIWEETSVIGVTPPIFNDTVSVSKTSKIMDDAFKKALSNAFINIGKTEEGQKVIAIYSHKGYQEAKSADYDNERKAQQMIKELNAK; encoded by the coding sequence ATGAGAAAAACAGTTTCTGTATTAATGGCAGCAGCACTCTGTGCAGCAATGATCGGAGGATGTTCCGGTGGCAGCAAGCAGGCAGGTGCAACCACCGCAGCGACTACCCAGGCAGGAGCAGAAAGTTCCGCAAAGACAGACGATACAAAGGCAGAGAATAAAAAGGTAGACAAGCTCAACGTATATTTCGTACCTTCCAGAGAGCCACAGGAAATCGTAACCGCAACAGAGCCGTTAAAGGACATGCTTAAGACAGAACTTTCAAAAGAAGGTTATGATATTGGTGAGGTAGTGATTACCGTTGGAACCAGCTATGAAGCAGTTGGAGAAGCGCTTTCCGCAGGTACTGCAGATATCGGTCTTATTCCTGGAGGAACCTATGTCCTTTACGATGACGGCGCAGATGTACTTCTTACAGCAACCAGAGATGGTTTAAGCAAGAACTCTGATGCTGCAAAAGACTGGAATGACGGAAAAGCAACCGAGGCTACCACAGAGCAGGCAACCTCTTACCGTTCTCTCATCATTGCAGGTCCTTCTGAAAAAGGACAGGAGCTTGCAAAGAAGATCAACAGCGGCGAAGCTCTTACATTTGAAGATTTAGACGGAGCAAACTGGAGCGTTATGTCTTCCTCCTCACCGGCAGGATACATTTACCCTTCCTTATGGCTTCAGGACAATTTCCAGAAGAACATTTTAAATCTTTCCCATGCCGTTCAGTCTGATTCCTACGGTAGTGCATTTGCAAGACTTGCTGCCGGACAGGTAGATGTACTTTGTACCTACGCAGATGCTCGCAGAGATTATGAGGAAAAATGGAAAGCAGAGTACAACAGAACCGGTTCCATCTGGGAAGAGACCAGCGTCATTGGTGTAACTCCTCCTATCTTCAACGACACAGTAAGCGTAAGCAAGACTTCCAAAATCATGGATGATGCATTCAAGAAAGCTCTTTCCAATGCATTCATCAACATCGGCAAGACAGAAGAAGGCCAGAAGGTCATCGCAATCTACAGCCACAAGGGATATCAGGAAGCAAAGAGCGCTGATTATGACAATGAGCGCAAAGCACAGCAGATGATTAAGGAATTAAATGCAAAATAA
- a CDS encoding LacI family DNA-binding transcriptional regulator: MATIKEISQLAEVSIATVSRVLNQDETIVVSPEVKKRIFKIAHELKYVPPRMRHTQKKREIVIGVADWHIIRKDRTNIRLSSLDIIVKSMSGNSEVRFERMDKGTPGQYDGIIAFGVFSEEEMEFLRMQGYAIVFINSDPKDYEYDSIVMDFNKGIHEMLSYLVDQKKYRSVGYIGGLYEEGQVKIGYRRLEGIKAAFNQKELYEDKYFYLGDISKESGYELAKRAVESGCLPEAVLLGSEEVAEGALEAFYDAGLRIPKDVAVVIYKDIETLESKWPTFTKVRMFPEIVWQTAIKLLLEQIREGRKDNMTIYLPTKLEVGDSA; the protein is encoded by the coding sequence ATGGCTACAATTAAAGAAATTTCACAGCTTGCGGAGGTTTCCATCGCAACCGTATCCCGGGTGCTCAATCAGGATGAAACCATTGTGGTGAGCCCGGAAGTGAAAAAGAGGATATTTAAGATTGCCCACGAATTAAAATATGTCCCACCCAGGATGCGTCATACGCAGAAAAAAAGAGAAATTGTCATTGGTGTGGCTGACTGGCACATTATCCGCAAGGACCGGACAAACATCAGGCTTTCCTCCCTGGACATAATCGTTAAGTCCATGTCAGGAAACAGTGAGGTAAGGTTCGAGCGCATGGATAAGGGAACGCCCGGACAGTACGACGGAATCATTGCATTTGGTGTTTTTTCCGAAGAAGAGATGGAATTTCTCCGGATGCAAGGCTATGCCATCGTATTCATCAATTCCGATCCTAAGGATTATGAATATGACAGCATTGTCATGGACTTTAATAAGGGAATCCATGAGATGCTTTCTTATCTTGTGGATCAGAAAAAGTACCGAAGTGTTGGTTACATAGGAGGTCTTTACGAAGAGGGTCAGGTAAAGATCGGCTACCGCAGATTAGAGGGCATCAAAGCAGCTTTCAACCAGAAGGAATTATACGAAGACAAATATTTCTATCTGGGAGATATCAGTAAGGAAAGCGGTTATGAGCTGGCGAAGAGGGCGGTGGAATCCGGATGCCTTCCAGAGGCGGTTCTATTAGGAAGTGAAGAAGTGGCAGAAGGAGCCTTAGAAGCTTTTTATGATGCAGGACTTCGAATTCCTAAGGATGTTGCAGTGGTCATCTATAAGGACATTGAGACTCTGGAATCCAAATGGCCTACCTTCACTAAGGTCCGCATGTTCCCGGAAATCGTCTGGCAGACAGCCATTAAGCTTTTGCTTGAGCAGATCAGGGAAGGGCGAAAGGACAACATGACAATTTATCTTCCGACCAAGCTGGAGGTCGGAGACAGTGCGTAA
- a CDS encoding DNA topoisomerase III: MKSLIIAEKPSVARDIARVLHCTRNQNGVVEGDKYIVTWGLGHLVTLADPEDYDPKYKEWKMEDLPMMPDRFKLEVIKQTGKQYRVVKTQIHRNDVSEIIVATDAGREGELVARLILEKAGNKKPIKRLWISSVTDKAIQEGFAKLKDGHQYDDLYDAAMCRAEADWLVGINATRALTCKYNAQLSCGRVQTPTLAIIAKREEEIKKFVPKPYYGITAKCQTPSLTFTWRDEGSKSYRSFDKKRVEALLLKMKEESEGVVTEVKSVPKKTYSPQLYDLTELQREANRRFNYSAKETLNIMQRLYENHKVLTYPRTDSRYLSSDIVPSIKERLEACSIGPYRKLAGRLINQKIEAKSSFVDDKKVSDHHAIIPTEQFVQMDHMTIDERKIYDLVVRRFIAVLYPPFEYEQTELFVDLGGEKLVARGKTVKNSGWKEVYENQDEEEEEQELKEQNLPLIKKGERLSSLTLFMIEGKTKPPAPFNEATLLSAMENPVSYMESKDRDMAKTLGETGGLGTVATRADIIEKLFSSFLLEKKGKDIFVTSKARQLLTLVPEDLKKPELTADWEMKLSEIARGTRKRAAFMKDIRQYSEELIHEIKAGEGCFSHDNLTNKKCPDCGKLMLSVKGKNSEMLVCQDRECGHREVISRTSNARCPVCHKKLSLKGKGDGQIFVCQCGYKEKLSAFKERRTKEGAGVSKRDVAKYINQQNKEAKEAINSPFAAAFAKLDLGKED; the protein is encoded by the coding sequence ATGAAATCTTTGATTATAGCGGAAAAACCCTCGGTAGCAAGGGACATTGCCCGGGTGCTTCATTGTACCAGGAACCAGAACGGGGTCGTTGAGGGAGATAAATATATTGTAACCTGGGGGCTTGGCCATCTGGTCACCCTGGCAGATCCCGAGGATTACGATCCCAAATATAAGGAATGGAAGATGGAAGATCTTCCCATGATGCCGGACCGGTTTAAGCTGGAAGTCATCAAACAGACGGGAAAACAGTACCGTGTGGTCAAAACTCAGATACACAGAAATGATGTGAGTGAAATCATTGTTGCCACAGATGCCGGAAGAGAAGGGGAACTGGTGGCAAGGTTGATTCTTGAAAAGGCAGGGAATAAAAAACCTATCAAGCGGCTTTGGATTTCCTCTGTTACCGATAAGGCCATTCAGGAAGGCTTTGCTAAGTTAAAGGACGGGCACCAGTACGATGATTTATACGATGCTGCCATGTGCCGTGCCGAAGCAGACTGGCTGGTTGGTATCAATGCCACCCGTGCCCTTACCTGCAAATACAATGCACAGCTTAGCTGCGGAAGGGTTCAGACTCCTACCTTAGCGATTATTGCAAAAAGAGAAGAAGAGATTAAAAAGTTTGTTCCTAAGCCCTACTACGGAATCACGGCTAAATGTCAGACTCCTTCCCTTACCTTTACCTGGAGAGACGAAGGCTCTAAAAGCTACCGCTCCTTTGATAAAAAGCGGGTAGAAGCGTTGCTTTTAAAGATGAAGGAAGAGAGTGAAGGTGTGGTCACCGAGGTAAAGAGCGTGCCAAAGAAGACGTATTCTCCTCAGCTTTACGACCTGACTGAGCTTCAAAGAGAAGCCAATCGCCGCTTTAACTATTCCGCCAAGGAGACCTTAAATATCATGCAGAGGCTGTATGAAAATCATAAAGTCCTCACCTATCCGAGAACGGATTCCAGGTATTTGAGTTCAGATATTGTGCCCTCCATTAAGGAAAGGCTGGAGGCCTGCAGCATAGGGCCTTACCGGAAGCTGGCAGGAAGACTGATCAATCAGAAGATTGAGGCAAAGTCATCGTTTGTAGATGATAAAAAAGTATCCGACCATCATGCCATCATCCCAACAGAGCAGTTTGTTCAGATGGATCACATGACCATTGACGAGAGAAAGATCTATGATCTTGTGGTCCGAAGATTTATCGCAGTCCTTTATCCACCCTTTGAGTATGAACAGACAGAACTCTTTGTGGATTTAGGGGGAGAAAAGCTGGTGGCTCGTGGAAAAACTGTAAAAAACTCAGGCTGGAAGGAAGTCTATGAGAACCAGGATGAGGAAGAGGAGGAGCAGGAATTAAAGGAACAGAATCTGCCTCTCATTAAAAAAGGAGAGCGCCTCTCCTCACTTACCCTTTTCATGATAGAAGGAAAGACAAAACCACCTGCTCCATTTAATGAGGCCACTCTTTTGTCCGCCATGGAAAATCCAGTTTCCTATATGGAGTCGAAAGACAGAGATATGGCAAAGACCCTTGGAGAGACCGGGGGGCTGGGAACCGTAGCAACCAGAGCTGATATCATAGAAAAATTATTTTCCAGCTTTCTATTGGAGAAAAAGGGGAAGGACATCTTCGTCACCTCCAAGGCCAGACAGCTTCTCACTCTGGTGCCGGAGGATTTAAAGAAGCCGGAGCTTACGGCTGACTGGGAGATGAAGCTTTCTGAGATTGCCAGAGGAACGAGAAAACGAGCTGCCTTTATGAAGGATATCAGACAGTACTCTGAGGAGCTGATTCATGAGATTAAGGCAGGAGAAGGCTGTTTCTCCCATGATAACCTGACCAATAAAAAATGTCCGGACTGCGGAAAACTGATGCTGTCAGTAAAGGGCAAAAACAGTGAGATGCTTGTTTGCCAGGACCGGGAATGCGGCCATCGGGAAGTGATCTCAAGAACCAGCAACGCAAGGTGTCCGGTCTGCCATAAAAAGCTTTCTCTAAAGGGAAAAGGAGATGGACAGATCTTTGTCTGCCAATGCGGCTATAAGGAAAAGCTTTCTGCCTTTAAGGAACGCCGGACCAAGGAAGGGGCCGGAGTATCCAAAAGAGATGTGGCGAAATACATCAATCAGCAGAACAAGGAAGCAAAGGAAGCCATCAACAGTCCATTTGCTGCGGCATTTGCAAAGCTGGATCTGGGGAAAGAAGATTAG
- a CDS encoding M14 family metallopeptidase: MCYINNQQLKKGCKLETIIPVINHNLELPVCAIKGDEEGPVVLISAGVHGAEYIGIETAMTLSKELKPSQIRGTILFLLVANPSAAYTYTRRFVPEDGKNLNRMFPGKKDGTLSEKIAYTMEKELQNQADYYIDLHSGDTSERVMSFVYYAGVATEEVSEKSRMMAEATGMAIRVKSTAITGSYNYAAIQGIPSILMERGGQGAFLPEELESYRQEVKQVLVHLGVLRDEILTEKQEQKEVLTATYINSEAQGFWYPCKRPGDTFLEGELLGTVKDVWGNELQAVCGAYDGIILYETVCMGVSQGESLIAYGK, translated from the coding sequence GTGCTACATAAATAACCAGCAATTAAAAAAAGGGTGCAAATTGGAAACCATAATTCCGGTAATCAACCATAACCTTGAGCTACCGGTATGCGCCATAAAAGGAGACGAGGAAGGACCTGTTGTATTAATCTCTGCCGGAGTCCACGGAGCCGAATACATTGGCATAGAGACAGCCATGACTTTGTCAAAAGAGCTAAAGCCCTCTCAAATCCGTGGAACGATCTTGTTTCTTCTGGTGGCAAATCCATCAGCGGCCTATACCTATACCCGCCGTTTCGTGCCAGAGGATGGGAAAAATCTAAACCGTATGTTTCCAGGGAAAAAGGATGGCACCCTCTCGGAAAAAATTGCCTACACTATGGAAAAGGAATTGCAGAATCAGGCAGACTATTACATAGATTTACACTCCGGGGATACCAGTGAACGGGTCATGTCCTTTGTCTATTATGCTGGAGTTGCAACGGAAGAAGTATCAGAAAAATCCAGGATGATGGCAGAAGCAACCGGTATGGCAATCCGGGTTAAGTCTACAGCTATTACTGGCTCCTATAACTATGCAGCTATTCAAGGGATCCCCTCCATCCTCATGGAACGAGGAGGCCAGGGTGCCTTTTTACCAGAAGAGCTAGAAAGCTATAGGCAAGAGGTAAAGCAGGTTCTGGTTCATCTAGGTGTGTTAAGGGATGAGATTTTGACGGAAAAACAGGAGCAGAAGGAAGTTTTGACAGCAACCTATATTAACTCAGAGGCACAAGGCTTCTGGTATCCATGTAAACGTCCGGGTGATACTTTTTTAGAAGGAGAGCTACTTGGAACAGTTAAGGATGTCTGGGGAAATGAGCTTCAGGCAGTTTGTGGAGCGTATGACGGCATCATTCTTTATGAAACCGTGTGCATGGGAGTAAGCCAAGGAGAATCCCTGATTGCATACGGGAAGTGA